In the Bdellovibrionales bacterium CG10_big_fil_rev_8_21_14_0_10_45_34 genome, ACCAAGAAACCAAGAAACCAAGAAACCAAGAAACCAAGAAACCAAGAAACCAAGAAACCAAGAAACCAAGAAACGAAAGCGAAGGCTGTATGAAACCAGACAATGTCTTTTTAAGAAAGCTTCACACTAACGCCGTCGAAAAAACCGCAAAGTATTTAACTGCCGAAGCAGAACTTATCGAGGCTTTAGACGCGGTAGAAAAATATAAGGCCTTTCTACGCCTTGGCTACGGAAGCCTTTGGACTTATTGCACGGAGGCATTGAACCTATCTGAATCCGTAACGGCCTGTTTTATCGGTGTTATGAGAAAATCACGAGAGGTACCCGAGTTAAAAGAAGCCATTCGAGCAGGCGAGTTCTCGGTAGCAAAAGCGAGAAAAATCATCAGTGTCATCACACCAGAGAACAAACAAACATGGCTTAAGCTGTGCAAAACCCTTCCCTGTAAAAAACTAGAAAAGGAAGTCGTGCTTGTTAGCCCGAAAGAAGCTGTTCATGAAGGAGCGAGGTCGGAGCAAGAAAGTCGCATAAAGCTAACGATTGGTGTGAGCGAAGAGCTTTATGAGAAGTTTCAAAGGGCTCAAGATATTTTGTGTCAGCGAACTCAAAGGCCACTTAACTATGAAGCGACACTTGAGCAAATCGTGGAGTTTTTTGTCGAAAAAGCGGATCCAATAAGAAAAGCCCAAAGGGCCACGGAAAAACGGGCCCTGGTAAAAACTAAAAGGACAAGCTGCGACAGGGGGCGAGCGAGACATATAGAAAGGGCAACAAACGTAGCGACTGTAAAATCTAAAGGTACAACAGGCAACACCGGTCTTAAACACAAAGGAGAGGCGCGTAACAACAGTGAAGACAGTTCAAGGAGATCAAACGAAAATGCTGCAGATTTACTGTTCACAAGAACAACAAACCTAAGGTTGGAAGAACGAAGCCTAGAGCGCGAGCATCAAAACCTAGAAAAGAGTCACAATAGATTAAACGAAACTGCTAAAAGCCAGTTGTTCACAAGAACAGTAAAACTAAGGCTTAAAAGAAGGGCCCTGAACCGCGAGAAGCGAAGTCATCGCAAAAGCCTTCCGGCAGAAGTGCGCCACACAGTGATTTTACGCGATGGAAATCGCTGCGCCCACAAAAACAAAAGGGGCTTTCGCTGCCCTGAAAAAAAGTGGTTGGATTTTCATCATATCGTTCCAGTTTCGCAAGGAGGCAGAGACAATCCAGAGAATGTTACTATTCTTTGCAAGTCCCATCACCTTCAACATCACGCGGGAGAGAGGCCTTTCAGTTAGTCATTGTGTTGGTTCAAGTATTGGTGATCTAAAACTTGGAATAATCAGAAAGCTCCAGCGTCTCGCGAGGTTTTACGGCCACACGACTGGCGAAAAGTGTTACGAGTGGCTCGGCGGGAGGTGGGATACGAGTTTGCCAATTCAAACGAGTAGGCCCTGCTAACAATAAACTGCTGGCAGGCGGGCGGCGAGTTTAGGAAATGTGCGGCGGGCGTTTGCGATAGTTTGCAAACTTAAGGCTTCCAGCAAAATGTTATGCAAGGTTGCGACATAAGCGGCAGTATGAGGTAAGAAAACAGGAGTGTTCTTTTTGCCGCGCATAGGTACTGGCGCCAAAAAAGGAGCATCCGTCTCAACATGAATGCGATCCATCGGTATGGCCTTCACCGTCTCTCTTAATTCTTCAGCGTTTTTGAAAGTCACAACACCACTGATCGAAATATCAAAACCCTGATCAAGCGCTTGAAACGCTAGCCACCTAGAGCCGGTAAAGCAATGCAATACTCCGCTCACTTTAGTGCGATACTTTTTTAAAACCTCGACGGTCTCTTTTTCGGCATCTCTGGTGTGAATCTCAACGGGTAGGCCAAAGTGATGCGCCAAACTCATTTGCTCCTCAAACACAGAAACCTGGGTTGGGCGCTCGGAATGTTCGTAATAATAATCAAGACCAATCTCGCCAACAGCCACAACTTCAGGCCGAGTAAGATTTGCCTCAAAAAAATTGCTAGTGCTCTTTGTCCACTTTTTGGCCTCGTGTGGATGCACTCCCAATGTAGCGCTCACTTGTTTCGGATACTTTGCCGCCAACTCTAAAACAGTCTCGTGATCTTCTGGCTCCGTCGCTATTGTCACAACGTGATGAACGCCAACCTTTTCAGCCTCGGCAAGGGTTTCCTCTGGCGTGGTTTCAAGCATATTTAAGTGAGTGTGTAAATCAATCCAGTTCA is a window encoding:
- a CDS encoding TatD family deoxyribonuclease, whose amino-acid sequence is MNWIDLHTHLNMLETTPEETLAEAEKVGVHHVVTIATEPEDHETVLELAAKYPKQVSATLGVHPHEAKKWTKSTSNFFEANLTRPEVVAVGEIGLDYYYEHSERPTQVSVFEEQMSLAHHFGLPVEIHTRDAEKETVEVLKKYRTKVSGVLHCFTGSRWLAFQALDQGFDISISGVVTFKNAEELRETVKAIPMDRIHVETDAPFLAPVPMRGKKNTPVFLPHTAAYVATLHNILLEALSLQTIANARRTFPKLAARLPAVYC